The Leishmania major strain Friedlin complete genome, chromosome 31 genome contains a region encoding:
- a CDS encoding iron/zinc transporter protein-like protein — translation METAKLSVEASTRYLMELGYHVSAPLNADGSSAASAGEAGDSLCKGFAGAYSLGLHVGALFLILFVSLLGTAIPILGKCIPSLMRYPYVFSVAKSAATGVLLSVSTIHLIFEGAEAFSEDCIPAVLKSYRPLYFLLALIAVLLMQALDMQLADIAERWMKAKLKRETEAVKAESKCNDECCGLSPDVDVGVTTGPAQADGPLIDERKSTSSKSDVQTTVPAAALDDCKVPLVAVSPKHPEHYHHCDEPSAHGHQHLSVAPLRDMGYLRYVISAVCLEFGVTLHSVFVGLDVGLKKDSELKPLLVALVFHQLFEGMAVGSRLVDAKFSVTLDVVLALVFSLSAPAGMAASAIAVSVSPSAMSGSVFATVVAVLDTLCGGILLYLAFTLLLGDFVADVKHYCCDGQRHRMAKKIILFVSLWVGMGLMALVGNWL, via the coding sequence ATGGAGACGGCGAAACTGAGCGTGGAGGCGAGCACAAGGTATCTGATGGAGCTCGGGTATCATGTGTCTGCGCCGCTCAACGCCGACGGCTCGAGTGCTGCCAGCGCCGGAGAGGCCGGGGACTCGCTGTGCAAGGGCTTCGCCGGGGCCTACTCACTTGGCCTGCATGTCGGCGCGCTGTTCCTGATTCTCTTCGTGTCGCTCCTCGGCACTGCGATTCCGATTCTCGGCAAGTGCATCCCTTCTCTCATGAGGTACCCGTATGTGTTCTCCGTGGCGAAGTCCGCTGCAACgggcgtgctgctgtctgtgTCGACGATTCACCTGATCTTCGAGGGCGCCGAGGCTTTCTCGGAGGATTGCATCCCCGCCGTGCTGAAGAGTTACAGGCCGCTGTACTTCTTGCTTGCCCTGATtgctgtgctgctgatgcAGGCGCTAGACATGCAGCTGGCGGACATCGCTGAGCGCTGGATGAAGGCCAAGctgaagagagagacagaggcggTCAAGGCGGAAAGCAAGTGCAACGACGAGTGCTGCGGGTTGTCTCCTGATGTGGACGTCGGCGTCACCACGGGCCCAGCACAGGCGGATGGGCCTCTGATCGATGAACGTAAGAGCACGAGTTCGAAGAGCGATGTACAGACGACGgtgcccgccgctgcgttgGATGACTGTAaggtgccgctggtggcggtgtcgcCGAAGCACCCGGAGCACTACCATCACTGCGATGAGCCCTCTGCTCACGGGCACCAGCATCTGTCAGTGGCGCCACTACGGGACATGGGCTATCTCCGCTACGTGATCTCCGCCGTGTGCTTGGAGTTCGGTGTGACACTGCACAGCGTGTTTGTTGGCCTGGATGTCGGGCTCAAGAAAGACAGTGAGCTGAAGCCGCTGCTTGTGGCGCTTGTGTTCCACCAGCTGTTCGAGGGCATGGCGGTTGGGTCGCGTCTCGTGGACGCCAAGTTTTCGGTCACCCTTGATGTTGTCCTTGCCCTTGTGTTCTCCCTCAGCGCGCCAGCTGGCATGGCAGCATCCGCGATTGCCGTGTCCGTGTCGCCGTCTGCAATGTCCGGCAGCGTCTTCGCCACTGTCGTTGCTGTACTGGACACGCTGTGCGGCGGCATTCTGCTGTACCTCGCCttcacgctgctgcttggtGACTTTGTGGCGGATGTGAAGCACTACTGCTGCGATGGGCAGAGGCACCGCATGGCGAAGAAGATCATCCTGTTTGTGTCGCTGTGGGTGGGCATGGGGCTGATGGCGCTTGTGGGCAACTGGCTgtag